The following proteins are encoded in a genomic region of Arcobacter cloacae:
- a CDS encoding DUF481 domain-containing protein, translated as MKTFIKQISILSIITSSCFALNFDKHLELSYVKTSGNSNTNTFSAKLETMTKISEKGSFKAKGSALYSENNEQKSANKYDIEIDYHHMLSNKVYSYIGANYVKDQFSDYDYRLNIGPGIGYKFFEDEVQTLDIQGGLDYAFDKYSDSTKDEYIAPRSEINYRYKINENLEFKQMLNYLISLEDSEKYFISSESSLAVKMTKNLSLGVSYRLDHINKTEKEKTDRKFLTSLIMDF; from the coding sequence ATGAAAACTTTTATTAAACAAATTTCTATTTTATCTATTATTACAAGCTCTTGTTTTGCTTTAAATTTTGATAAGCATTTAGAGTTATCTTACGTTAAAACAAGTGGAAATAGTAATACAAACACTTTTTCAGCAAAACTTGAAACAATGACAAAAATTTCAGAAAAAGGAAGTTTCAAAGCAAAAGGAAGTGCTTTATATAGTGAAAATAATGAACAAAAATCAGCTAATAAATATGATATAGAAATAGATTATCATCATATGTTAAGCAATAAAGTTTATTCATATATTGGAGCAAATTATGTAAAAGATCAATTTTCTGATTATGATTATAGATTAAATATAGGTCCTGGTATTGGGTATAAGTTTTTTGAAGATGAGGTTCAAACTTTAGATATTCAAGGTGGATTAGATTATGCCTTTGATAAATATAGTGATTCTACAAAAGATGAATATATTGCTCCAAGAAGTGAAATAAATTATAGATATAAAATAAATGAAAATTTAGAATTTAAACAGATGTTAAATTATTTGATATCTTTAGAAGATAGTGAAAAATATTTTATTTCAAGTGAATCATCATTAGCTGTAAAAATGACAAAAAATCTCTCTTTAGGAGTTAGTTATAGGCTTGACCATATAAACAAAACTGAAAAAGAAAAGACAGATAGAAAGTTTTTAACCTCTTTGATTATGGATTTTTAG
- a CDS encoding B12-binding domain-containing radical SAM protein translates to MKNIILTTLNARYSHTSLGLRYLIANLKELKEQAEILEFVINSSVQTIAEQILEKNPKIIGIAVYIWNAFDVGELVKIIKKVSPNTIVVLGGPEVSYTPLRVNFDMADYIICGEGEISFYNLCKELLEGTCTQERVINSPKVDFEKIALPYDDYTDFDIKNRHIYVENARGCPFECEFCLSSIETKMRYLDIDVFLEQIEKLWLRGARSFKFIDRTFNIKISYAKAILNYFLAKKEDYFLHFEVIPDNFPEELRDLIKQFKEGCLQLEVGIQTLNLDVAKEIRRNLKIDKIKDNLKFLSQETHAHMHIDLIIGLPSESIESFGKNLNQLYTLSRGEIQVGILKKLSGTTLDRHDKIYGMVYNDSPPYDILQNDLISFSQMQEMKRFARFWDIVYNSGNFQKTTALLFEDGKVFENFYDLSKWLYKRSESTYKISLDRMAEFLFEYMSKNHDKELIANTILEDVMKVGGRKIPPFLKKIIPETYDFAQKDVSKANKRQQLRSN, encoded by the coding sequence ATGAAAAATATAATACTTACTACACTAAACGCAAGATATTCTCATACCTCTTTAGGATTGAGATATTTAATAGCAAATTTAAAAGAATTAAAAGAACAAGCAGAAATATTGGAGTTTGTAATAAACTCATCGGTTCAAACAATAGCAGAACAAATCCTTGAAAAAAATCCAAAAATTATAGGAATTGCTGTTTATATTTGGAATGCTTTTGATGTTGGAGAACTTGTAAAAATAATAAAAAAAGTATCACCAAATACAATAGTAGTTTTAGGAGGTCCTGAAGTTAGTTATACGCCTTTAAGAGTAAATTTTGATATGGCTGATTATATAATTTGTGGAGAAGGAGAGATTAGTTTTTATAATCTTTGTAAAGAGCTTTTAGAGGGAACTTGCACTCAAGAAAGAGTTATAAATTCACCAAAAGTAGATTTTGAAAAAATAGCTTTACCTTATGATGATTACACAGATTTTGATATAAAAAATAGACATATATATGTTGAAAATGCAAGAGGTTGTCCTTTTGAGTGTGAGTTTTGTCTTTCATCGATTGAGACAAAAATGAGATATTTAGATATTGATGTTTTTTTAGAACAAATAGAAAAATTGTGGCTTAGAGGTGCTAGAAGTTTTAAATTTATTGATAGAACTTTTAATATCAAAATCTCCTATGCAAAGGCTATTTTAAACTATTTTTTAGCAAAAAAAGAGGATTACTTTTTACATTTTGAAGTTATACCTGATAATTTTCCTGAAGAGTTAAGAGATTTAATTAAGCAGTTTAAAGAGGGGTGTTTACAGCTTGAAGTGGGTATTCAAACTTTAAATTTAGATGTTGCAAAAGAGATAAGAAGAAATCTAAAAATAGATAAAATCAAAGATAATCTAAAATTTTTATCACAAGAGACACACGCTCATATGCATATAGATTTGATTATTGGGCTTCCTAGTGAAAGTATTGAGAGTTTTGGAAAAAATCTAAATCAACTCTATACTCTTTCAAGAGGAGAGATTCAAGTTGGAATTTTGAAAAAACTATCTGGAACTACTCTTGATAGGCATGACAAAATTTATGGTATGGTTTATAATGATTCCCCGCCTTATGATATTTTACAAAATGATTTGATTAGTTTTTCGCAAATGCAAGAGATGAAAAGATTTGCTAGATTTTGGGATATTGTATATAACAGTGGAAATTTTCAAAAAACAACAGCTTTACTTTTTGAAGATGGAAAGGTGTTTGAGAATTTCTATGATTTATCAAAATGGTTATATAAAAGAAGTGAATCAACTTATAAGATTTCCCTTGATAGAATGGCGGAATTTTTATTTGAATATATGTCAAAAAATCATGACAAAGAGTTAATTGCAAATACAATTTTAGAAGATGTTATGAAAGTTGGTGGAAGAAAAATTCCACCATTTTTGAAAAAAATCATTCCTGAAACTTATGATTTTGCTCAAAAAGATGTATCAAAAGCAAATAAAAGACAACAATTAAGGAGCAATTGA
- a CDS encoding DUF3817 domain-containing protein, translating to MLESTFSRFRVISIVEGISYLILVFIAMPLKYIFDYPLAVKIVGMTHGILFILFVLALALAASKYKWSLGLNIKLFIYSLIPFGFIPIEKIIMKNPPKTQEI from the coding sequence ATGTTAGAAAGCACATTTTCAAGATTTAGAGTAATCTCTATAGTAGAGGGAATCTCTTATTTAATTTTAGTTTTTATAGCGATGCCACTTAAATATATATTTGATTATCCATTAGCTGTAAAAATTGTAGGAATGACACACGGAATACTTTTTATTCTTTTTGTATTAGCTTTAGCACTTGCTGCAAGTAAATATAAGTGGAGTTTAGGTTTAAATATTAAGTTATTTATCTATTCATTAATACCATTTGGATTTATTCCTATTGAAAAAATCATTATGAAAAATCCACCAAAAACTCAAGAGATTTAA
- the thiI gene encoding tRNA uracil 4-sulfurtransferase ThiI, which yields MDKSQIKTQKFIIKYFTEIMIKGTTAKRQMIAQVYNNLNYMLTKISKDIQIKKFFDKVEVICPIEAVELVRTKLLDTPGIEQILEAIQIDNMSSLDDIKEKVNEVMKDEIIGKTFVVRAKRTGTQEFKSMDIEKTVGGYMLAMNEGKTKGVALKNADVTILIELEHSQLNIITQKHLGLRGFPIGTQGSILSLMSGGFDSTVASYLTMKRGIKTHFIFFNLGGIAHEIGVKQVAYYLWNKFGSSHRVSFISVPFDDVITEIFKSVSQPYMGVMLKRLMLKASEKIADSLSIDALVTGESVAQVSSQTLRNLALIDQCTNKLVLRPLAMMSKPDIIDIAYKIGTRRFAEAMPEYCGVISKNPVTHGSYERMEKEANAFDYSILDEAVKKTVFVNVDEMEQDINEIGQMEIVSDLNSGNYTVIDIRQNEECINTSVETLKIPFYSLKNEFKKLPQDKTYLFYCDKGILSQLHAQYLRDSEGFTNIKVYRPL from the coding sequence ATGGATAAATCTCAAATCAAAACCCAAAAATTTATCATCAAATATTTCACAGAAATTATGATAAAAGGAACAACTGCAAAAAGGCAGATGATAGCACAGGTTTATAATAACCTAAATTATATGCTAACAAAAATTTCAAAAGATATACAAATAAAAAAATTCTTTGATAAAGTAGAAGTTATTTGTCCTATTGAAGCTGTTGAGCTTGTAAGAACAAAACTACTTGATACTCCTGGAATTGAGCAAATTTTAGAAGCTATTCAAATTGATAATATGAGTAGTTTAGATGATATAAAAGAAAAAGTAAATGAAGTTATGAAAGATGAAATCATCGGTAAAACTTTTGTTGTAAGAGCAAAAAGAACAGGAACACAAGAGTTTAAATCAATGGATATTGAAAAAACTGTTGGTGGATATATGCTTGCTATGAATGAAGGAAAAACAAAAGGTGTTGCTTTAAAAAATGCTGATGTTACTATTCTTATTGAACTTGAGCATTCTCAATTAAATATTATTACCCAAAAGCATTTAGGATTAAGAGGTTTTCCTATTGGAACTCAAGGAAGTATATTATCTTTAATGTCAGGTGGATTTGATTCAACTGTTGCTTCTTACTTAACAATGAAAAGAGGAATAAAAACTCACTTTATTTTCTTTAATCTTGGTGGAATTGCTCATGAAATAGGTGTTAAACAAGTAGCTTATTATCTTTGGAATAAGTTTGGAAGTTCTCATAGGGTTTCATTTATTAGTGTTCCTTTTGATGATGTGATAACAGAGATTTTTAAAAGTGTAAGTCAACCTTATATGGGAGTTATGTTAAAAAGACTTATGTTAAAAGCAAGTGAAAAAATAGCTGATAGTTTAAGTATTGATGCTTTAGTAACAGGTGAGAGCGTAGCTCAGGTTTCAAGTCAAACTTTAAGAAATTTAGCGTTGATTGACCAATGTACAAATAAACTTGTTTTACGACCACTTGCCATGATGAGTAAACCTGATATTATTGATATTGCTTATAAAATAGGAACAAGAAGATTTGCTGAAGCTATGCCTGAATATTGTGGTGTAATTTCAAAAAATCCAGTAACCCATGGAAGTTATGAAAGAATGGAAAAAGAGGCAAACGCTTTTGATTACTCTATTTTAGACGAAGCTGTTAAAAAAACAGTTTTTGTAAATGTTGATGAGATGGAACAAGATATAAATGAAATTGGACAAATGGAAATAGTAAGTGATTTAAACAGTGGAAATTATACAGTAATTGATATTAGACAAAATGAAGAGTGTATAAATACATCAGTAGAGACTTTAAAAATTCCATTTTATAGCTTAAAAAATGAGTTTAAAAAACTTCCACAAGATAAGACTTATTTATTTTATTGTGATAAAGGAATTTTAAGTCAGTTACATGCTCAATATTTAAGAGATAGTGAAGGATTTACAAACATAAAGGTTTATAGACCATTATAA
- a CDS encoding FHA domain-containing protein: MNELKKELISSFVPEVVLLPITKEAKVSLMDKKMIVINSFPYKIGRESRISESDRGVFVKLRIFSSSINPNNDIYLVNSTQSLEISKEHFQIEKKDNKYYIKDRNSTLGTKLNDKEIGKEKINEKFPLNDGDIIKIGSNNSEFQFQFLILKD; the protein is encoded by the coding sequence GTGAATGAATTAAAAAAAGAGCTTATCTCTTCTTTTGTACCTGAAGTGGTTCTTCTTCCAATAACAAAAGAAGCGAAAGTAAGTCTTATGGATAAAAAAATGATTGTAATAAATAGTTTTCCATATAAAATAGGACGAGAATCAAGAATTAGTGAAAGTGATAGGGGTGTATTTGTAAAATTAAGAATTTTTAGTTCTTCAATAAATCCAAATAATGATATTTATTTAGTTAATAGTACTCAAAGTTTAGAAATTTCAAAAGAGCATTTTCAAATAGAAAAAAAAGATAATAAATATTATATAAAAGATAGAAATAGTACTTTAGGCACAAAATTAAATGATAAAGAAATAGGCAAAGAAAAAATTAATGAAAAATTTCCTTTAAATGATGGAGATATTATAAAGATTGGTTCAAATAATTCAGAATTTCAATTTCAATTTTTGATTCTAAAAGATTAA
- a CDS encoding DUF3010 family protein, with protein MNICGIELKANNTILVVLNNSEYIDTKIKKIILEDDEKQEDIRKFCNEFLDFLQKNQIEKIFIKKRAKKGAFSGGAVTFKMEGLIQLNPLCEVELISSNTISSFEKKNQIEFPKELKKYQEQAYLTAKTSVI; from the coding sequence ATGAATATTTGTGGAATTGAATTAAAAGCTAATAATACAATTTTAGTTGTATTAAATAATAGTGAATATATTGATACAAAAATAAAAAAAATCATTTTAGAAGATGATGAAAAACAAGAAGATATCAGAAAATTTTGTAATGAATTTTTAGATTTTTTACAAAAAAATCAAATAGAAAAAATATTTATAAAAAAAAGAGCTAAAAAAGGTGCCTTTTCAGGAGGTGCAGTTACTTTTAAAATGGAAGGATTAATTCAACTAAATCCCCTTTGTGAAGTTGAATTGATATCTTCTAACACTATTAGTTCTTTTGAAAAGAAAAATCAAATAGAGTTTCCAAAAGAGTTAAAAAAGTATCAAGAACAAGCTTATTTAACAGCTAAAACCTCTGTTATTTAA
- a CDS encoding potassium/proton antiporter, with translation MASIELYLLITAFLMLLSVAASKLSTSFGIPSLFIFLGLGMLAGSDGILGIYFDNVQLAQNIGTLALIFILFGGGLDTAWKAIKPVLKDGLILATLGVFLTAFFVAICVYYLLDFTFLEALLLGAIVSSTDAAAVFAILRAKGIALKKKLGPLLELESGSNDPMAIFLTVAILQILMLPQSSSAIDWIGTFFLQFLIGGALGFAFGYLMPPILNRIHLSFYGLYPVFTIGWVLFLFASSSMLGGNGFLAVYLAGIVANTKEFVHKKNLIGFHDGLSWIMQIAVFLALGLLVFPSQLPDVVLYGLAIAFWLMFVARPAGVFLSTMFSSLSLKERTFISWVGLRGAVPIILATYPYLQGFEQSNLIFNVVFFVVLFSILIQGTTLPFVAKLLKVESKSKDFKPENVVASPLFYHTLKQFYIEENSKVIGLSVVELNLPADFLILLVKRDSEYIKPTGSTILEENDMLLIQCNSENRYKKVLKKFSS, from the coding sequence ATGGCATCGATAGAACTATATTTATTAATTACAGCTTTTTTAATGCTTCTAAGTGTTGCTGCTAGTAAACTCTCTACTAGTTTTGGAATACCTTCACTTTTTATCTTTTTAGGTCTTGGAATGTTAGCAGGTTCTGATGGAATACTTGGAATCTATTTTGATAATGTACAGTTAGCTCAAAATATTGGAACTTTAGCTTTAATATTTATATTATTTGGTGGAGGATTAGATACAGCTTGGAAAGCTATTAAACCTGTATTAAAAGATGGTTTAATACTTGCTACCCTAGGAGTTTTTTTAACTGCTTTTTTTGTTGCAATATGTGTTTATTATCTACTTGATTTTACTTTTTTAGAAGCTTTACTTTTAGGAGCTATTGTATCTTCAACTGATGCAGCAGCTGTTTTTGCAATATTAAGAGCAAAAGGAATTGCCTTAAAGAAAAAATTAGGTCCACTTTTAGAACTAGAATCAGGAAGTAATGACCCAATGGCAATTTTTTTAACAGTTGCAATTTTACAAATTTTAATGTTACCTCAAAGTTCTTCAGCAATAGATTGGATTGGAACATTCTTCTTACAGTTTTTAATTGGTGGGGCTTTAGGATTTGCCTTTGGGTATTTAATGCCTCCTATTTTAAATAGAATACATTTAAGCTTCTATGGGCTTTATCCTGTATTTACAATAGGATGGGTTTTGTTTTTATTTGCTTCTTCTTCTATGCTTGGAGGAAATGGATTTTTAGCTGTTTATCTTGCTGGAATCGTTGCAAATACAAAAGAGTTTGTACATAAAAAAAACTTAATTGGTTTTCATGATGGTTTATCATGGATTATGCAAATCGCGGTTTTCCTAGCTTTAGGACTTTTGGTATTTCCTTCACAACTTCCTGATGTTGTTCTTTATGGTTTAGCTATTGCTTTTTGGTTGATGTTTGTAGCAAGACCTGCTGGAGTTTTTTTAAGCACAATGTTTAGTTCTTTATCTTTAAAAGAAAGAACTTTTATCTCTTGGGTTGGATTAAGAGGAGCAGTTCCTATTATTTTAGCTACATATCCATATTTACAAGGATTTGAACAATCTAATTTGATTTTTAATGTTGTATTTTTCGTAGTATTATTTTCTATCTTAATTCAAGGAACAACTTTACCTTTTGTTGCTAAGTTATTAAAAGTTGAATCAAAAAGTAAAGATTTCAAACCTGAAAACGTGGTTGCTTCTCCACTTTTTTATCATACTTTAAAACAGTTTTATATAGAAGAAAACTCGAAAGTTATAGGTTTAAGTGTTGTTGAGTTAAATTTACCAGCTGATTTTTTGATTCTTTTAGTAAAAAGAGATAGTGAATACATAAAACCAACAGGTTCTACTATTTTAGAAGAGAATGATATGTTATTGATTCAATGTAACAGTGAAAATAGATATAAAAAAGTGTTAAAAAAATTTTCAAGTTAA
- a CDS encoding universal stress protein: MTNSKLLLATDFSKKSFKIIKNVLKYIENKKDELFIIHVVEDKLFQEKIDVEIAKTEGFKLLKKKFPILKEEQFICVEGDLEEQIALYTEKLMISFTILGNSKKNDFIYSFFENSNTKDIVRNLKTLNLIIKSKDEISFKNILIPSDLSPESKKYIYEVSSAFPESKIKIYYSYSLPYERAYNFNLNKKEISEYQKEIEKDLIKEAEEFFNSLEITNKKKLIVKESILDVKKLLKDSKDLKTDLLAIHTTGFFSFFAFYLVENSKTNILIKKVN, translated from the coding sequence ATGACTAATAGTAAACTTTTATTAGCTACAGATTTTTCTAAAAAGAGTTTTAAAATTATTAAAAATGTTTTAAAATACATAGAAAACAAAAAAGATGAGTTATTTATAATTCATGTTGTTGAAGATAAATTATTTCAAGAAAAAATAGATGTAGAAATAGCTAAAACAGAGGGTTTTAAACTATTAAAGAAAAAATTTCCTATTTTAAAAGAGGAACAATTTATATGTGTTGAGGGTGATTTAGAAGAACAAATTGCACTTTATACTGAAAAGTTAATGATTTCATTTACTATTTTAGGAAATAGTAAAAAAAATGATTTTATATATAGTTTTTTTGAAAATTCAAATACAAAAGATATAGTTAGAAATCTTAAAACTTTAAATTTAATAATAAAATCAAAAGATGAAATTTCATTTAAAAATATTTTAATTCCTAGTGATTTATCACCTGAATCAAAAAAATATATTTATGAAGTAAGTTCAGCTTTTCCTGAATCTAAAATAAAAATATATTACTCTTACTCTTTACCTTATGAAAGAGCTTATAATTTTAATTTAAATAAAAAAGAGATAAGCGAGTATCAAAAGGAAATCGAAAAAGATTTAATCAAAGAAGCTGAAGAGTTTTTTAATTCTTTAGAGATTACAAATAAGAAAAAACTTATTGTAAAAGAGAGTATTTTGGATGTTAAAAAACTTCTTAAAGATTCAAAAGATTTAAAAACTGACCTTTTAGCTATTCATACAACTGGATTTTTTAGCTTTTTTGCCTTTTATTTAGTTGAGAATTCAAAAACAAATATTTTGATTAAAAAAGTAAACTAA
- a CDS encoding DUF1538 domain-containing protein — MNGLVKQFRHTFIESTVNLIPILLIIVGFQLFVFQSMPENVISICIGFFIVIIGVTFFLMGLEIGIFPLGNNLSSEFLERKSIFLFALFGFALGFSASIAEPAIIAVASQAGEISKGALDPLTLRLIIATSVGLITAFGIVRTILGWNIAIIIIVGYVIVLVVTYFTPPAIIGLAYDSGGVATNVATVPLIVALGIGIASALQGRSVLKDGFGFVALAAITPMISIQLYGIFALGSDFGTEAIEFVAKVEDEAHYQEGFTIIKVITDLFKTFLNLVPIIATILIFQYLVIKKPLANISGVIFGFIFLVIGLYGFIVGIKLGLFPIGESIAGSLVQMNNVFFIYLFAFLIGFGTTMAEPALVAVIKQADKMSSIRLNVTIIRLLVAIGVGFGILFGAYKIVNGYNIWLLITILYSIVVVLTIFAPKQIVAFAFDLGGVTTSEITVPIVTAFGIFLATNIEGRNVLMDGFGLIAFASVFPMITVMSYSIIMNLKK, encoded by the coding sequence GTGAATGGTTTAGTAAAACAATTTAGACATACTTTTATTGAATCTACTGTCAATTTAATACCTATTCTTTTGATTATTGTAGGTTTTCAATTATTTGTATTTCAAAGTATGCCTGAAAATGTAATCTCTATTTGCATAGGTTTTTTTATTGTAATTATTGGAGTTACATTTTTTTTGATGGGTTTAGAAATTGGAATTTTCCCTTTAGGAAACAATCTTTCAAGTGAATTTTTGGAGAGAAAATCCATATTTTTATTTGCTTTATTTGGTTTTGCTTTGGGATTTAGTGCTTCTATTGCTGAACCTGCTATTATAGCTGTTGCTTCTCAAGCAGGAGAGATTTCAAAAGGGGCTTTAGACCCATTAACCTTGAGATTAATAATTGCTACAAGTGTTGGATTAATCACAGCTTTTGGAATAGTAAGAACCATATTAGGTTGGAATATAGCAATTATTATTATAGTTGGATATGTGATTGTTTTAGTTGTTACATATTTTACACCACCTGCTATTATTGGACTTGCTTATGATTCAGGTGGAGTTGCTACAAATGTTGCAACAGTTCCGTTGATAGTGGCATTGGGTATTGGAATAGCTTCAGCACTACAAGGAAGAAGTGTTTTAAAAGATGGTTTTGGATTTGTAGCACTTGCAGCAATAACTCCAATGATAAGTATTCAACTTTATGGAATTTTTGCACTTGGAAGTGATTTTGGAACGGAAGCTATAGAGTTTGTAGCAAAGGTTGAAGATGAAGCACACTATCAAGAGGGTTTTACAATAATCAAAGTAATTACTGATTTATTTAAAACATTTTTAAATTTAGTGCCTATAATTGCTACTATTTTGATTTTTCAATATTTAGTTATTAAAAAACCTTTGGCAAATATTTCAGGGGTTATTTTTGGATTTATATTTTTAGTTATTGGTTTATATGGATTTATTGTTGGAATAAAACTAGGACTTTTCCCTATTGGAGAATCAATAGCTGGAAGTTTAGTTCAAATGAATAATGTATTTTTTATATATTTATTTGCATTTTTAATTGGTTTTGGAACAACAATGGCAGAACCTGCTTTGGTGGCTGTTATTAAACAAGCTGATAAAATGTCAAGTATTCGATTAAATGTTACTATTATTAGACTTTTAGTTGCTATTGGTGTTGGATTTGGTATTTTATTTGGGGCGTATAAAATCGTAAACGGTTATAATATTTGGCTTTTAATAACTATTTTATATAGTATTGTTGTTGTTTTGACTATCTTTGCTCCAAAACAAATAGTTGCTTTTGCTTTTGATTTAGGGGGTGTTACAACTTCTGAAATTACAGTTCCTATAGTTACAGCATTTGGAATATTTTTAGCTACAAATATAGAGGGTAGAAATGTTTTAATGGATGGATTTGGACTTATTGCATTTGCTTCAGTATTTCCTATGATTACAGTTATGAGTTATAGCATAATCATGAACTTAAAAAAATGA
- a CDS encoding CBS domain-containing protein → MLVEELMKKNVTTIKPYATLKEALKLMKDKNLKSLVVEKNSPSDAYGLITNTQILKAIVAEDGDIELLNVYDLYNKPAFSVSAKIDVKYAAKIMIDHNIKRVVVTDNNELLGVLSITDLTHYLMTWVE, encoded by the coding sequence ATGCTAGTTGAAGAATTGATGAAAAAAAATGTTACGACGATAAAACCATACGCCACTTTAAAAGAGGCATTAAAACTTATGAAAGATAAAAATTTAAAATCATTAGTAGTTGAAAAAAATTCACCCTCAGATGCTTATGGTTTGATTACAAATACACAAATTTTAAAAGCAATAGTTGCTGAAGATGGAGATATTGAGTTATTAAATGTTTATGATTTATATAATAAACCAGCTTTTAGTGTATCTGCTAAGATAGATGTGAAATATGCTGCAAAAATAATGATAGACCATAATATAAAAAGAGTTGTAGTAACAGATAATAATGAACTTTTAGGAGTTTTATCAATCACTGATTTAACACACTACTTAATGACATGGGTGGAATAA
- a CDS encoding P-II family nitrogen regulator, protein MRFVNLVVITSAENEDVIKNIAKDCGADGATVIQGRGSNSGAKKSFFSLTFEGNQTIVNYVLEEKLSKKVLKALNKKVVDNELSCVAFTMPISHIVGLDREVLKKFEDTIKKEDDL, encoded by the coding sequence TTGAGATTTGTTAATTTAGTAGTTATAACATCTGCTGAAAATGAAGATGTTATAAAGAATATTGCAAAAGATTGTGGTGCTGATGGTGCTACTGTGATTCAAGGAAGAGGAAGTAATTCAGGAGCTAAGAAGAGCTTTTTTTCTTTGACTTTTGAAGGAAATCAAACAATTGTTAATTATGTTTTGGAAGAAAAGTTGTCTAAAAAAGTTTTAAAAGCTTTAAATAAAAAAGTTGTAGACAATGAACTTAGTTGCGTAGCTTTTACTATGCCAATTTCTCATATAGTTGGTTTAGATAGGGAAGTTTTAAAAAAATTTGAAGATACAATAAAAAAAGAAGATGATTTATAA